GATCGGATCCTGTACGTTTGTCTTCATTCAGCGCATCAATCTGCTCCATATCCGCAGCACTCAAATCAAAATCAAATAAATCAATATTGCTACGAATCCGTTCTGGTGTCACAGATTTAGGAATAATCACCGATCCATTATTCAAATGCCAACGCAAAATCACCTGCGCAACCGTCAAATCTCGAGCCTCCGCAATTGATTTCAATACAGGATTATTCAGCAACTCCCCACCTTTCGCGAGTGGCGACCAAGCTTCATGCACAATATCCTGACTTTCTAAATAAGATCTCAACGGTTTTTGCGATAATAGCGGGTGCATTTCGATCTGATCAATCACTGGTTTTTCATTCGCCGTCGTAAACAAATTTTCTAAATGATGTTGATGAAAATTACTCACACCAATCGATTTCACCAATCCCTCATTATACAATCGCTCCATTGCACGCCAAGAATCCTTATAACTTCCCACTGGCCAATGAATCAAATACAAATCTAGATAATCCAGTTGCAATTTTTTCATAGAAGTTTCAAAAGCACGCAACGTCTCATCATAACCATGATCCGCGTTCCACAGCTTCGTCGTAATCGTTAATGTTTCACGTGGGACATCGACTTCCCGAATCGCGCGCCCAACAAACTCCTCATTCTCATAGACCTTCGCCGTATCAATCGCCCGGTACCCAGCATCCACAGCAATCTGAATCGCCTCAACAGCTTCCCGCTCATCCGCCATTTTCCAAACCCCAAGCCCAACAAGCGGAATCTCCTGTCCATTATGAAACCCCTTCGTATCCGCACTTCTCAACTCCATATCAAAAACTCCTTCCACACTAACATTCCCCTCCAGTATAGACCTCCTCTCCCTATATTCCAACTAATAAACACAAAAAGAAGCAGGAGGCCATGTTCTCCTCCCACTTCTCTATAAATCACCAATCACGATCCCCCGCAAAACTGGAGCGGGACGACAAAGACGAGTACATGCACGGAATGTACGACATTGACAAAACTATTTTAGTAGGTAAATTTTCTATATAAAATCGTTCATCTCGCCATACCTCGTAAACATTTTACACCAAGAACAATAAATATTAAGCCTGGGCCTACCCAAACCAAAGGATATCGATAACATAAAATAAAACCAATCATACCAATAATTATAAATATTGTTCCAGTCAATTTGACATTTGCTTCTAAAGAAAACACATTTTTGAGCACGATTCCAGATAAAATCAGCATTATTAAGCTAACAATAATTCTGCCTACCAGAAAAAAACCACTTGCTTCCCCAACGAACCAAACGATTAAAGTAATTATTAAAAATATACTTGATATCAAAATGCCAAAAATACTTCCTATTGTCCCTAATGCGCTTTCCGCAGATCTATTTATTATAATTCTTCCTTTCTCTTTACGTTTCTTTAATAACTTAAACAACGTAATTGATGACTATCGATATAACACACACATTTGTTTTTCAGTCTGCTTCCATTCTAACACGCTATTATTAAAACATAATCATCCAAAAATTTATTTATTTTCATTTTACGACTATTTTTCACACTTTTGTCATTATTAATTAGGATTTTATGTAGTCTGGTGCAATTAACTCTTACTCGAAAAAGCCATAAACCGGCATTTAATATAAAAACTCCATTCCATCAGCGAACTACAAACAAATTATAGAGCGAATATCGACATGTAATGAAACAAAACTCAAAAAAGCAGGAGAGTCAAATTCCCTCTCCCACTTCTCTATAAATCACCAATCACGATCCCCCGCAAAACTGGAGCGGGACGACAAATGCTTAATTTCTAGGCAAAAGCGAGTACCGAAGCGGAGCGTACGACTGTACGTGAGCATCGGAACGGAGCTTTTAACGACGAAAGTGAGCGTTTGTCGTCACGCGACAAGCTCCCAAGGGCCCCATTGTTCAGCCCCTGGCACATCACCTTGTGTCCACCATTTTGCTTTATACGTATGACCATTGTAAGTTACTTGATCATTTTGATTGTAAACCGCTGTAGAACTCCACGTACCTGTTCCAACTGGCGGTGTTACTGTACCAGCTTTTGTTGTTACGGAAAGCGTCGCGCTTGTTGGCGAAACGTTGCCCGCTGCGTCATACGCTTTTACAGTATACGAATAAGCT
The sequence above is drawn from the Listeria weihenstephanensis genome and encodes:
- a CDS encoding aldo/keto reductase; the protein is MELRSADTKGFHNGQEIPLVGLGVWKMADEREAVEAIQIAVDAGYRAIDTAKVYENEEFVGRAIREVDVPRETLTITTKLWNADHGYDETLRAFETSMKKLQLDYLDLYLIHWPVGSYKDSWRAMERLYNEGLVKSIGVSNFHQHHLENLFTTANEKPVIDQIEMHPLLSQKPLRSYLESQDIVHEAWSPLAKGGELLNNPVLKSIAEARDLTVAQVILRWHLNNGSVIIPKSVTPERIRSNIDLFDFDLSAADMEQIDALNEDKRTGSDPDSEEFLAREWK